From Streptomyces sp. NBC_01754, a single genomic window includes:
- a CDS encoding YceI family protein yields the protein MGLRAQVRTRDGWAVQHAVVTVTDMTGTQVVRATADEDGAVRTDALLPAGAYTVIVTAIGYAPAASTALVTAGGRVEAGTVVLTRQGGVELPPPGAWSLDPAHSSVAAVAQHLGISSVRGRFTSFSGRIDIAEDVHRSRVEASIDAAGIDTGNGMRDKHLRSVDFLDVERFPEITYRSRALTPVGPDRWTVHGVLTMRGVARDIDLDLSYLGTGPDPWGGVRAAFRATAELRRDDFAMHYNQVVQAGISAIGATLRVELDIQAVQGDSVQGGPVPGESVPV from the coding sequence ATGGGACTTCGCGCACAGGTGCGTACGCGGGACGGCTGGGCCGTCCAGCACGCGGTCGTGACGGTGACCGACATGACGGGCACCCAGGTGGTCCGGGCCACCGCCGACGAGGACGGGGCCGTCCGTACCGACGCCCTGCTGCCCGCCGGCGCCTACACGGTGATCGTCACGGCGATCGGGTACGCACCCGCCGCCTCCACCGCACTCGTCACGGCCGGCGGCCGGGTCGAGGCCGGCACCGTGGTACTGACCCGGCAGGGCGGTGTGGAGCTGCCTCCGCCGGGGGCCTGGTCCCTGGACCCGGCGCACTCCTCCGTGGCGGCGGTGGCGCAGCATCTGGGGATCTCCAGCGTGCGCGGCCGGTTCACCTCGTTCAGCGGGCGGATCGACATCGCCGAGGACGTCCACCGCTCGCGGGTGGAGGCCTCCATCGACGCCGCCGGCATCGACACCGGCAACGGCATGCGGGACAAGCACCTGCGGTCGGTGGACTTCCTGGACGTCGAGCGGTTCCCGGAGATCACCTACCGGTCCCGCGCGCTGACCCCGGTCGGCCCCGACCGCTGGACGGTGCACGGCGTCCTCACCATGCGCGGTGTCGCCCGGGACATCGATCTGGATCTCAGCTACCTGGGCACGGGGCCGGATCCCTGGGGCGGTGTGCGGGCCGCCTTCCGCGCCACCGCGGAGCTGCGCCGGGACGACTTCGCGATGCACTACAACCAGGTCGTGCAGGCGGGCATCTCCGCGATCGGTGCGACCCTGCGGGTGGAGCTCGACATCCAGGCCGTACAGGGGGATTCGGTACAGGGGGGTCCCGTTCCGGGGGAATCGGTCCCGGTCTGA
- a CDS encoding MFS transporter: MATTTPSGVRGGHAKHGATEAPAGTPMTHRQIMEALTGLLLGMFVAILSSTVVSNALPEIISDLGGGQSAYTWVVTASLLAMTATTPLWGKLADLFSKKLLVQIALIIYVTGSIVAGLSTSSGMLIVCRVVQGVGVGGLSALAQIVMAAMISPRERGRYSGYLGAVFAVATVGGPLLGGVITDTSWMGWRWCFYVGVPFAVIALVVLQKTLKLPVVKREVKVDWWGAFFISAAVSLLLLWVTFAGDKYDWLSWQTGVMVAGAALLALIFVLVESRAAEPIIPLRLFRNRTITLASAASLFVGIGMFAGTVFFSQYFQLARGKSPTMSGVMTIPMITGLFLSSTLSGRIITRTGRWKAWLVCGGFLLTAGLGMLGTIRYDTTYWHIAIYMFVMGLGIGMMMQNLVLATQNQVAPADLGAASSVVTFFRSLGGAIGVSALGAVLGSRVTQYVKEGLADLGPEAAGLGHGGTGGGGIPDLDKLPPPFRTVMEAAYGHGVADVFLYAAPAALVAFLLTLFIKEVALRTNAGNDKAPATAEAPAVEAPVGAPAAVSEATVGLPSADVREAAAQAPALADTTPTAQGGTPVRGVVRGAEGAPVARAAVTLISLDGRQLGRSVAQADGGYVLDAPGAGSYVLIASADGFQPQASTVVVGEEALAYDILLVGTSGLAGAVRTAGSGAPIERAMVVVTDVRGDVLATGVSDAAGEFVFGALIPGAVTVAVTATGYRPLALPVEIGGQGVTRADAVLRAGALVRGVVRAGSGGTPLADARVTLVDAAGNVVATSTTGEDGVYAFTDLDAGEYSLVATGYPPVAGTLTVTGGGIDGHDIELAHPGE, from the coding sequence ATGGCTACGACCACACCATCCGGTGTGCGGGGCGGCCACGCCAAGCACGGGGCCACCGAGGCCCCGGCAGGCACGCCGATGACACACCGGCAGATCATGGAAGCGCTGACCGGGCTGCTGCTCGGCATGTTCGTCGCGATCCTGTCGTCGACGGTCGTTTCCAACGCCCTTCCGGAAATCATCTCCGACCTCGGCGGCGGTCAGAGCGCCTACACCTGGGTCGTCACGGCCTCGCTGCTGGCCATGACCGCCACCACCCCCCTGTGGGGCAAGCTCGCCGACCTGTTCAGCAAGAAGCTGCTGGTCCAGATAGCCCTGATCATCTACGTGACCGGCTCGATAGTGGCCGGCCTCTCGACCAGCAGCGGCATGCTCATCGTCTGCCGTGTCGTGCAGGGAGTCGGCGTCGGCGGTCTCTCCGCCCTCGCCCAGATCGTGATGGCGGCGATGATCTCCCCGCGCGAGCGCGGGCGCTACAGCGGCTACCTCGGCGCGGTCTTCGCCGTCGCCACCGTCGGCGGTCCGCTGCTCGGCGGCGTCATCACCGACACCAGCTGGATGGGCTGGCGCTGGTGCTTCTACGTGGGTGTGCCGTTCGCGGTCATCGCCCTGGTCGTGCTCCAGAAGACCCTGAAGCTCCCGGTCGTCAAGCGTGAGGTCAAGGTCGACTGGTGGGGCGCCTTCTTCATCAGCGCCGCCGTCTCCCTGCTCCTCCTGTGGGTGACCTTCGCGGGCGACAAGTACGACTGGCTCTCCTGGCAGACGGGCGTCATGGTCGCGGGCGCCGCACTGCTCGCGCTGATCTTCGTCCTCGTCGAGTCCCGGGCCGCCGAGCCCATCATCCCGCTGCGCCTCTTCCGTAACCGCACCATCACGCTGGCGTCGGCCGCCTCGCTGTTCGTCGGTATCGGGATGTTCGCGGGCACCGTCTTCTTCAGCCAGTACTTCCAGCTGGCTCGGGGCAAGTCCCCGACGATGTCCGGCGTCATGACGATCCCGATGATCACGGGACTCTTCCTCTCCTCGACCCTATCGGGCCGGATCATCACCCGGACGGGCCGCTGGAAGGCCTGGCTGGTCTGCGGTGGATTCCTGCTCACCGCGGGCCTCGGGATGCTGGGCACCATCCGGTACGACACCACGTACTGGCACATCGCGATCTACATGTTCGTGATGGGTCTGGGCATCGGCATGATGATGCAGAACCTGGTCCTGGCCACACAGAACCAGGTGGCCCCGGCCGACCTCGGCGCGGCCAGCTCCGTCGTCACGTTCTTCCGTTCCCTCGGTGGTGCGATCGGCGTCTCGGCGCTCGGCGCCGTCCTGGGCAGCCGCGTCACCCAGTACGTCAAGGAGGGCCTCGCCGACCTCGGCCCCGAGGCTGCCGGGCTGGGCCACGGCGGTACCGGCGGCGGAGGCATCCCCGACCTGGACAAACTGCCCCCACCGTTCCGCACGGTCATGGAGGCCGCCTACGGTCACGGAGTCGCCGACGTCTTCCTCTACGCGGCGCCGGCCGCGCTCGTCGCCTTCCTGCTGACGCTCTTCATCAAGGAGGTCGCCCTGAGGACGAACGCCGGAAACGACAAGGCCCCGGCCACCGCCGAAGCGCCCGCCGTCGAGGCCCCCGTCGGTGCTCCCGCCGCGGTCTCCGAAGCGACGGTGGGGCTCCCCTCCGCCGACGTCCGGGAAGCCGCCGCGCAGGCCCCGGCGCTCGCGGACACCACCCCCACCGCCCAGGGCGGCACCCCCGTACGCGGTGTGGTGCGCGGCGCGGAGGGCGCGCCCGTCGCCCGGGCCGCCGTCACCCTGATCTCGCTGGACGGCCGGCAGCTGGGGCGTTCGGTCGCCCAGGCCGACGGCGGTTACGTACTGGACGCGCCGGGCGCGGGCAGTTACGTCCTGATCGCCTCCGCGGACGGTTTCCAGCCGCAGGCGTCCACCGTGGTCGTCGGCGAGGAGGCGCTGGCGTACGACATCCTGCTCGTCGGCACGAGCGGTCTCGCCGGGGCCGTGCGGACCGCCGGGAGCGGTGCCCCGATCGAGCGTGCGATGGTCGTGGTGACCGACGTGCGCGGCGACGTCCTCGCCACCGGCGTCTCGGACGCGGCGGGCGAGTTCGTCTTCGGTGCGCTGATCCCCGGCGCGGTGACGGTCGCCGTGACCGCCACCGGCTACCGCCCGCTGGCACTGCCGGTGGAGATCGGCGGACAGGGTGTCACCCGGGCCGACGCGGTGCTGCGGGCCGGTGCGCTGGTGCGCGGTGTCGTCAGGGCCGGCTCCGGCGGGACGCCCCTGGCCGACGCCCGCGTCACGCTGGTCGACGCGGCGGGCAACGTGGTGGCCACCTCGACGACCGGGGAGGACGGCGTGTACGCCTTCACCGACCTGGACGCCGGTGAGTACTCCCTGGTCGCGACCGGCTACCCGCCGGTGGCCGGCACGCTGACCGTGACCGGCGGCGGGATCGACGGCCACGACATCGAGCTCGCCCACCCGGGCGAATAG
- a CDS encoding MarR family winged helix-turn-helix transcriptional regulator, producing the protein MAARSQYEELARQLSAVGAVKRGLARILPAECPRGSASVLTLLSRYGETRITRLTELLAVDMSVTSRHVAHAVENGWVERLADPADKRSRILRLTPEGEELLDDLSRRTTEMFAHNLIDWSDEDVGQLNALLARLRDSFACRGPGGCAPGRHSGDCRTGHTDDSYTRTPV; encoded by the coding sequence GTGGCCGCACGGAGCCAGTACGAAGAACTGGCCCGGCAGCTCAGCGCCGTCGGAGCCGTCAAGCGGGGCCTCGCCCGCATCCTGCCCGCCGAGTGCCCCAGGGGCTCCGCCTCCGTGCTCACGCTCCTGAGCAGGTACGGCGAGACGAGGATCACCCGGCTGACCGAACTCCTCGCCGTCGACATGTCCGTGACCAGCCGTCATGTGGCCCACGCCGTGGAGAACGGCTGGGTGGAACGGCTCGCGGACCCGGCTGACAAGCGGTCCCGCATCCTGCGGCTGACCCCCGAGGGCGAGGAACTCCTCGACGACCTGAGCCGGCGGACGACCGAGATGTTCGCCCACAACCTCATCGACTGGTCCGACGAAGACGTCGGACAGCTCAACGCCTTGCTGGCCCGGCTGCGTGACAGCTTCGCCTGCCGTGGCCCCGGTGGATGCGCCCCCGGGAGGCACAGCGGCGACTGCCGCACCGGGCACACCGACGACTCGTACACCCGTACACCTGTGTAA
- a CDS encoding RNA polymerase sigma factor SigF — protein sequence MSVDQGSSKVLTLTKSVPAPAVLTSSSEAIDTRTLSRSLFLRLAALGPASGPDGTDSPERAYVRDTLIELNLPLVRYAAARFRSRNEPMEDIVQVGTIGLIKAIDRFDTERGVEFPTFAMPTVVGEIKRFFRDTSWSVRVPRRLQELRLALTKASDELAQKLDRSPTVPELAQALGVSEEDVVDGLAVGNAYTASSLDSPSPEDDGGEGSLADRLGYEDTALEGVEYRESLKPLLAKLPPRERQIIMLRFFANMTQSQIGEEVGISQMHVSRLLTRTLTQLREGLIAD from the coding sequence ATGTCCGTAGACCAGGGCAGCTCGAAGGTGCTCACGCTCACGAAGAGCGTGCCGGCACCTGCCGTGCTCACCAGCTCGTCGGAAGCCATCGACACCCGCACGCTGTCCCGCTCCCTGTTCCTGCGGCTCGCCGCGCTGGGACCCGCCTCGGGCCCCGACGGGACGGACAGCCCGGAGCGGGCCTACGTCCGGGACACACTCATCGAGCTCAACCTCCCGCTCGTGCGGTACGCGGCGGCACGCTTCCGCAGCCGCAACGAGCCCATGGAGGACATCGTCCAGGTCGGCACGATCGGCCTGATCAAGGCGATCGACCGCTTCGACACCGAGCGGGGCGTGGAGTTCCCCACCTTCGCGATGCCGACCGTCGTGGGCGAGATCAAGCGCTTCTTCCGCGACACGTCGTGGTCGGTACGGGTACCACGCCGGCTCCAGGAGCTGCGCCTGGCCCTCACCAAGGCGAGCGACGAGCTGGCCCAGAAGCTCGACCGCTCGCCGACCGTGCCGGAGCTGGCCCAGGCCCTGGGGGTCTCCGAGGAGGACGTGGTCGACGGGCTGGCCGTCGGCAACGCCTACACGGCCTCCTCGCTGGACTCCCCCTCCCCGGAGGACGACGGCGGCGAGGGCTCGCTGGCGGACCGCCTGGGGTACGAGGACACGGCACTGGAGGGCGTCGAGTACCGCGAGTCGCTGAAGCCGCTGCTGGCCAAGCTCCCGCCTCGGGAGCGGCAGATCATCATGCTGCGCTTCTTCGCCAACATGACCCAGTCGCAGATCGGCGAGGAGGTCGGGATCTCGCAGATGCACGTCTCGCGGCTGCTGACCCGGACGCTCACCCAGCTCCGCGAGGGGCTCATCGCCGACTGA
- a CDS encoding RNA polymerase sigma factor SigF, with translation MPASTAPQVPPQNVQTDDIQTETPEPSAPGRTRGADTRALTQVLFGRLKDLEPGTPEHGRVRTALIEANLPLVRYAAARFRSRNEPMEDVVQVGTIGLINAIDRFDPERGVQFPTFAMPTVVGEIKRYFRDNVRTVHVPRRLHELWVQVTGATEDLTTAHGRSPTTAEIAQRLKISEDEVLACIEAGRSYHATSLEAAQEGDGLPGLLDRLGYEDPALAGVEHRDLVRHLLVQLPEREQRILLLRYYNNLTQSQISAELGVSQMHVSRLLARSFARLRSANRIEA, from the coding sequence GTGCCGGCCAGTACAGCGCCTCAAGTCCCGCCCCAGAACGTCCAGACCGACGACATCCAGACAGAGACACCCGAACCCTCCGCGCCCGGCAGGACCCGGGGCGCGGACACCCGGGCGCTCACCCAGGTGCTGTTCGGCCGCCTCAAGGACCTCGAACCGGGCACCCCGGAACACGGCCGGGTGCGCACCGCCCTGATCGAGGCGAACCTGCCGCTCGTACGGTACGCCGCGGCCCGTTTCCGCAGCCGCAACGAGCCGATGGAGGACGTCGTCCAGGTCGGCACCATCGGCCTCATCAACGCCATCGACCGGTTCGACCCGGAACGCGGCGTCCAGTTCCCGACGTTCGCCATGCCCACCGTGGTCGGCGAGATCAAACGCTACTTCCGGGACAACGTACGCACCGTGCACGTGCCGCGCCGCCTGCACGAACTGTGGGTCCAGGTCACCGGCGCCACCGAGGACCTGACGACCGCTCATGGCCGCTCCCCCACGACCGCCGAGATCGCCCAGCGGCTGAAGATCTCCGAGGACGAGGTCCTGGCCTGCATCGAGGCCGGCCGCTCCTACCACGCGACCTCCCTGGAGGCCGCGCAGGAGGGTGACGGCCTGCCCGGCCTGCTGGACCGGCTGGGCTACGAGGATCCGGCGCTGGCCGGTGTCGAACACCGCGACCTGGTACGGCATCTGCTCGTCCAGCTGCCCGAGCGGGAACAGCGCATCCTGCTGCTGCGCTACTACAACAACCTGACGCAGTCCCAGATCAGTGCCGAACTGGGCGTCTCCCAGATGCATGTGTCAAGGCTTCTGGCCAGAAGCTTCGCCCGTCTGAGATCCGCAAACAGGATCGAGGCGTAG
- a CDS encoding Dabb family protein, whose amino-acid sequence MIRHLVLFKLNDGVERDDPRVVAGAEAFRVLGDRIPELRFWECAWNITDRPNAYDFAINSAVADEEALKRYIEHPDHQAAAGRWREFATWVIADYPF is encoded by the coding sequence ATGATCCGCCACCTGGTCCTGTTCAAGCTGAACGACGGCGTCGAGCGGGACGATCCGCGGGTCGTCGCCGGGGCGGAGGCCTTCCGGGTGCTGGGCGACAGGATTCCCGAACTGCGGTTCTGGGAGTGCGCCTGGAACATCACCGACCGGCCGAACGCCTACGACTTCGCCATCAACTCCGCGGTGGCGGACGAGGAAGCCCTGAAGCGGTACATCGAGCACCCGGACCACCAGGCCGCCGCCGGCCGGTGGCGCGAGTTCGCCACTTGGGTGATCGCCGACTACCCGTTCTGA
- the tadA gene encoding tRNA adenosine(34) deaminase TadA has product MRQALHEAAQAASAGDVPVGAVVLGADGALLATGRNEREATGDPTAHAEVLALRRAAAVLGGWRLNGCTLVVTLEPCTMCAGALVQSRIGRVVYGARDEKAGAAGSLWDVLRDRRLNHRPEVVHGVLEEACAAQLTAFFRER; this is encoded by the coding sequence ATGCGCCAGGCCCTGCACGAGGCGGCGCAGGCGGCGTCGGCCGGTGATGTGCCGGTCGGCGCCGTTGTGCTGGGCGCGGACGGCGCCCTGCTCGCCACCGGCCGCAACGAGCGCGAGGCGACCGGCGACCCGACCGCGCACGCCGAGGTACTCGCCCTCCGCCGCGCCGCGGCGGTCCTGGGCGGCTGGCGGCTGAACGGCTGCACCCTGGTGGTCACCCTGGAGCCGTGCACCATGTGCGCGGGCGCACTCGTCCAGTCCCGGATCGGCCGGGTGGTCTACGGGGCTCGCGACGAGAAGGCGGGTGCCGCGGGCTCACTCTGGGACGTCCTGCGGGACCGCAGGCTCAACCACCGCCCCGAAGTGGTCCACGGAGTCCTGGAGGAGGCCTGCGCGGCACAGCTGACGGCGTTCTTCCGCGAGCGCTGA
- a CDS encoding tRNA adenosine deaminase-associated protein, giving the protein MYFAALLARTEDGWEASDTELDDVETLSDLTDLAREASVDEDTVLVYIEQEDAWFGVVRVDGEEDPRIYVSDASAAARSSYGEILLTDEMLGREPGAEVEIAALEELVGLDGTEDGEPEEAAAGGGSRAEVGDPDLDQDIDAVPAGPLGDRGLLSDLGVSEKDLLTLRTDALAEIADALGAAEVLEAVR; this is encoded by the coding sequence GTGTACTTCGCCGCACTGCTCGCGCGCACCGAAGACGGGTGGGAAGCGAGCGATACGGAGCTCGACGATGTGGAAACCCTGTCCGACCTGACGGATCTGGCCCGTGAGGCCTCGGTGGACGAGGACACGGTCCTGGTCTACATCGAGCAGGAGGACGCCTGGTTCGGCGTCGTCCGGGTGGACGGTGAGGAGGACCCGCGTATCTACGTCTCGGACGCGTCCGCCGCCGCCCGCTCCTCGTACGGGGAGATCCTGCTCACCGACGAGATGCTCGGCCGCGAACCCGGGGCCGAGGTCGAGATCGCCGCACTGGAGGAGCTCGTCGGCCTCGACGGCACCGAGGACGGCGAACCGGAGGAAGCCGCGGCCGGCGGCGGCTCCCGGGCCGAGGTCGGCGACCCTGACCTGGACCAGGACATCGACGCCGTACCGGCGGGCCCCCTGGGCGACCGGGGTCTCCTGTCCGACCTCGGGGTGTCCGAGAAGGACCTGCTGACCCTGCGCACCGACGCGCTGGCGGAGATCGCCGACGCGCTGGGCGCGGCCGAGGTCCTGGAGGCCGTCCGTTAG
- the upp gene encoding uracil phosphoribosyltransferase, giving the protein MRIHVVDHPLVAHKLTTLRDKRTDSPTFRRLADELVTLLAYEATRDVRTEQVDIETPVKSTTGVKLSHPRPLVVPILRAGLGMLDGMVRLLPTAEVGFLGMIRNEETLQAETYATRMPEDLSGRQVYVLDPMLATGGTLVAAIRELIKRGADDVTAVVLLAAPEGVEVMERELAGTPVTVVTASVDERLDEAGYIVPGLGDAGDRMYGTAE; this is encoded by the coding sequence ATGCGGATCCACGTCGTCGACCACCCGCTGGTGGCGCACAAACTCACCACGCTGCGCGACAAGCGCACCGATTCCCCCACCTTCCGGCGGCTCGCCGACGAGCTGGTCACCCTGCTCGCGTACGAGGCCACCAGGGACGTGCGCACCGAGCAGGTCGACATCGAGACCCCGGTGAAGTCCACGACCGGGGTGAAGCTGTCCCACCCGCGGCCCCTGGTCGTCCCGATCCTGCGCGCGGGCCTGGGCATGCTGGACGGCATGGTGCGGCTGCTCCCGACCGCCGAGGTCGGCTTCCTGGGCATGATCCGCAACGAGGAGACGCTCCAGGCGGAGACGTACGCGACGCGGATGCCCGAGGACCTCTCCGGCCGGCAGGTCTACGTCCTGGATCCGATGCTGGCCACCGGCGGCACGCTGGTCGCGGCCATCCGGGAGCTGATCAAGCGCGGCGCGGACGACGTCACCGCCGTGGTGCTGCTGGCGGCGCCCGAGGGCGTCGAGGTGATGGAGCGCGAACTGGCCGGCACTCCGGTCACGGTGGTCACGGCCTCGGTCGACGAGCGGCTCGACGAGGCCGGCTACATCGTGCCGGGTCTGGGCGACGCCGGTGACCGGATGTACGGCACCGCGGAGTGA
- a CDS encoding LytR C-terminal domain-containing protein → MGGKYRVTGKAYPRMRRPRRRRRLVLSAVAAVAALGLAGWGTLQLVDVFTGNDKQANAADRPKTCPSPTASAPVKVLPKPTAIKVNIYNATPRSGLAKAAADELEKRGFVIGEVDNAPAAYDKKVPGTGLLLGAPTATDGSFPVLATQLPGAAQKTDARKTGDVDLIIGTKFKAFSTPAAAAAALGALATPAPAPTPSSC, encoded by the coding sequence ATGGGCGGGAAGTACCGCGTCACGGGCAAGGCGTACCCGCGCATGCGCCGTCCGCGCCGTCGCCGCAGGCTGGTCCTCTCGGCGGTCGCCGCCGTGGCGGCCCTCGGCTTGGCCGGATGGGGAACGCTCCAGCTCGTCGACGTCTTCACCGGGAACGACAAGCAGGCGAACGCGGCCGACCGGCCGAAGACCTGCCCCTCCCCGACCGCGTCCGCACCCGTGAAGGTGCTGCCGAAGCCGACCGCCATCAAGGTCAACATCTACAACGCGACGCCCCGCAGCGGGCTGGCCAAGGCCGCCGCCGACGAACTCGAGAAGCGGGGCTTCGTGATCGGCGAGGTCGACAACGCGCCGGCCGCGTACGACAAGAAGGTGCCCGGCACCGGGCTGCTGCTCGGGGCCCCCACCGCCACCGACGGCTCGTTCCCGGTCCTCGCCACCCAGCTGCCGGGCGCCGCGCAGAAGACCGACGCCCGCAAGACCGGCGACGTCGACCTGATCATCGGCACGAAGTTCAAGGCGTTCAGCACGCCGGCCGCCGCGGCGGCCGCCCTCGGCGCCCTGGCGACGCCCGCTCCGGCCCCGACCCCTTCCTCCTGCTGA
- a CDS encoding type II toxin-antitoxin system VapB family antitoxin: MIFKRIGNGRPYPDHGRESTRQWADVAPRPVRLDQLVTTKGQLDLETLLAEDSTFYGDLFAHVVKWQGDLYLEDGLHRAVRAALQQRQVLHARVLELG; encoded by the coding sequence GTGATCTTCAAGCGCATCGGAAATGGGCGGCCATATCCCGACCACGGCCGGGAAAGCACCCGACAGTGGGCGGACGTCGCGCCGCGTCCGGTCCGCCTCGACCAGCTGGTGACCACCAAGGGCCAGCTGGACCTGGAGACCCTGCTCGCCGAGGACTCCACGTTCTACGGCGACCTGTTCGCCCATGTCGTGAAGTGGCAGGGCGATCTCTACCTCGAGGACGGACTGCACCGCGCCGTGCGCGCCGCCCTCCAGCAGCGTCAGGTGCTGCACGCCCGCGTTCTCGAGCTGGGCTGA
- a CDS encoding HhH-GPD-type base excision DNA repair protein: MTENSRGRDITVRIAQQPEADELLARSPLAALVGMLLDQQVPMEWAFTGPYTLAGRMGSDDLDAREIAAYEPEAFTGLFTAKPALHRYPGSMAKRVQQLCQYLVAEYDGEASAVWTDATTGADLLKRLNALPGFGTQKAQIFLALLGKRFGVRPPGWREAAGPYGEEGSHRSVADITGPESLAEVRAHKQRVKAAAKAARRSA, encoded by the coding sequence ATGACCGAGAACAGCAGGGGCAGGGACATCACGGTGCGGATCGCCCAGCAGCCCGAGGCGGACGAGCTCCTCGCCCGCAGTCCGCTGGCCGCCCTCGTCGGCATGCTGCTGGACCAGCAGGTGCCGATGGAGTGGGCGTTCACCGGCCCGTACACCCTGGCCGGCCGCATGGGTTCGGACGATCTGGACGCCCGGGAGATCGCCGCGTACGAGCCCGAGGCGTTCACCGGGCTGTTCACCGCCAAGCCCGCCCTGCACCGCTACCCCGGCTCCATGGCGAAGAGGGTGCAGCAGTTGTGCCAGTACCTGGTGGCGGAGTACGACGGGGAGGCGAGCGCGGTGTGGACGGACGCCACGACCGGCGCCGACCTGTTGAAACGGCTCAACGCGCTGCCCGGGTTCGGCACCCAGAAGGCGCAGATCTTCCTGGCGCTGCTGGGCAAGCGGTTCGGGGTGCGCCCGCCGGGATGGCGCGAGGCGGCCGGCCCGTACGGGGAGGAGGGCTCGCACCGGTCGGTCGCCGACATCACCGGGCCCGAATCGCTGGCCGAGGTACGCGCCCACAAACAGCGGGTGAAGGCGGCGGCCAAGGCGGCACGTCGGTCCGCCTGA